A single window of Flagellimonas maritima DNA harbors:
- a CDS encoding carboxypeptidase-like regulatory domain-containing protein, giving the protein MQLLKPTVSSLFVMLFCQCLSAQTIASKIIDGKTKEPIPYATVQYGENLGVITNEEGRFSFELEESVQYLDSIYISSIGYAKTGFPFQKSLDSIISITPKAIELSGVYLFDKELSVDDIMERVEERLPINYNKAPIKQRFFLRQSTFNTMQKLNIEFKKSTIEELNKKLIDSIISILPRNAQYYTETLGDFYRSEELNKLEVIKAAELYDKSNEGSMEALSDKMEAIFKANVKPDSYLKIKSGIFGQKVQVDSILDAEDEASELEAELKEPEKTDFLGNRKYVLNQIHNQFFGKKSKLDVAKKLNRYDFELLGYSELENQGVYVIGYEPSRRADFRGKLFVNIEDFAIMRIDYENVKSLKSIKLLGFSYQEHTYKGTTVFSKFGKDKYVPKFMALTFGRKMGVDRPLKVIEKNKHVKGRRKQNELSLALDIINYNTEKFEMVVFDSDVVPKSSLENLEEDETVKAIYLSAYNPEFWKGYTIMEPNQAIREFTVVE; this is encoded by the coding sequence ATGCAGTTACTCAAACCTACCGTATCATCCCTATTCGTTATGCTATTTTGCCAGTGTCTATCCGCACAGACAATAGCATCCAAAATAATTGATGGCAAGACCAAAGAGCCCATTCCATACGCCACCGTTCAATACGGTGAGAACCTAGGTGTCATCACGAACGAAGAAGGACGTTTTAGTTTTGAGTTGGAAGAATCCGTACAGTATTTGGATTCTATCTATATCTCAAGTATAGGATATGCCAAAACTGGATTCCCGTTTCAAAAGTCATTGGACAGTATTATATCAATTACCCCTAAAGCCATTGAACTGAGCGGTGTATATCTTTTTGACAAAGAGCTCAGCGTTGATGACATTATGGAAAGAGTAGAAGAACGTCTTCCCATTAATTACAATAAAGCACCGATAAAACAGCGGTTTTTTCTACGGCAGTCCACTTTCAATACCATGCAGAAGCTCAACATTGAGTTCAAAAAATCCACCATAGAAGAATTGAACAAAAAATTGATAGACAGCATTATCTCAATCCTTCCCAGAAATGCGCAGTATTATACTGAAACACTAGGCGATTTTTACCGCTCTGAAGAATTGAACAAACTTGAAGTCATCAAGGCGGCCGAGCTTTATGACAAAAGCAATGAAGGTTCCATGGAGGCACTTTCAGATAAAATGGAAGCCATTTTTAAGGCCAACGTAAAACCTGACTCATACTTAAAAATAAAATCAGGCATATTTGGGCAAAAAGTACAAGTGGATTCCATTTTGGATGCAGAAGATGAGGCTTCAGAATTGGAAGCAGAATTAAAAGAACCTGAAAAGACCGATTTTTTAGGAAATAGGAAGTATGTACTAAATCAAATCCATAATCAATTCTTCGGAAAGAAATCCAAATTGGATGTAGCAAAAAAATTAAATCGTTATGATTTTGAGCTTCTGGGATATTCAGAATTGGAAAACCAAGGAGTTTATGTAATCGGCTACGAACCTTCGCGGCGTGCAGATTTCAGGGGCAAACTTTTTGTGAACATAGAGGATTTTGCAATCATGCGCATAGACTACGAAAATGTAAAATCCTTAAAAAGTATTAAACTACTGGGGTTCAGTTACCAAGAACATACCTATAAGGGCACTACCGTTTTTTCCAAATTTGGCAAAGATAAATATGTGCCCAAGTTTATGGCATTGACCTTTGGACGTAAAATGGGTGTGGACCGACCTTTAAAAGTGATTGAAAAGAATAAACATGTCAAGGGGCGAAGAAAACAAAACGAACTGTCCCTTGCCTTGGATATTATCAATTATAACACTGAAAAATTTGAAATGGTGGTTTTTGATTCTGATGTGGTCCCAAAATCCAGTTTGGAAAACCTGGAAGAAGATGAAACCGTAAAAGCAATTTATCTATCGGCCTACAATCCAGAATTTTGGAAGGGCTATACTATAATGGAACCCAACCAAGCGATACGGGAGTTTACTGTGGTTGAGTAG
- a CDS encoding helix-turn-helix domain-containing protein: protein MNCIRLKKGLAQVDLVDRIEARIDTTNISRIEKGRTNATVHTLFRISQALEVPLSEICSLKSTQPQ, encoded by the coding sequence ATCAACTGTATTCGCTTAAAGAAAGGGCTTGCACAAGTGGATTTGGTGGACAGAATTGAAGCGAGAATTGATACAACAAATATTTCCAGAATAGAAAAAGGTCGTACCAATGCAACTGTTCATACCTTGTTCCGTATCAGCCAAGCTTTGGAGGTTCCGCTTTCAGAAATCTGTAGTCTTAAATCTACTCAACCACAGTAA
- the ctlX gene encoding citrulline utilization hydrolase CtlX yields MQVTNTILMIRPVNFRMNEQTAVNNYFQEDLSIRNDQINKKAQKEFDDFVNTLRDHGVNVIVVDDKKETDTPDSIFPNNWISFHSNGIACVYPMFAENRRKERRADIFDILETHGFRIDNVVDYTAAEEEGVFLEGTGSILKDRVNQKAYCALSERAHEELFIEFCEDFDCFPVIFTANQTVEGERLPIYHTNVMMAMAETFVVICLETIDDKKERKNVVEHIKKDGREIISITEQQMYQFAGNMLQVIGADDQRFMVMSSAAYKSLENSQIEAIKKHCAIIHSPLDTIETCGGGSARCMMAEVFLPKA; encoded by the coding sequence ATGCAAGTAACAAATACAATTCTAATGATCAGGCCCGTCAACTTTCGTATGAACGAGCAGACTGCGGTCAACAATTACTTTCAAGAAGATTTAAGTATAAGGAACGACCAAATCAACAAAAAAGCGCAAAAGGAGTTCGATGATTTTGTGAACACCTTGCGAGATCATGGGGTCAATGTTATAGTTGTAGACGATAAAAAAGAGACCGATACGCCAGATTCCATCTTCCCCAATAATTGGATTTCATTTCATAGTAACGGAATTGCCTGTGTTTATCCCATGTTTGCGGAAAATCGTAGAAAAGAGCGTAGAGCGGATATTTTTGATATTTTGGAAACGCATGGTTTTCGCATAGACAATGTTGTCGATTATACCGCTGCAGAGGAAGAAGGTGTTTTTCTTGAAGGAACAGGTAGTATTTTAAAGGACAGAGTAAACCAAAAAGCATATTGTGCATTGTCAGAACGTGCTCATGAAGAACTTTTTATAGAATTTTGTGAGGACTTTGATTGTTTCCCGGTGATATTCACGGCCAACCAAACTGTTGAGGGCGAACGTTTGCCCATTTATCATACCAATGTTATGATGGCAATGGCGGAAACCTTCGTAGTAATCTGCCTAGAGACCATTGATGATAAAAAAGAGCGAAAGAATGTAGTGGAGCATATTAAAAAGGACGGTCGGGAAATCATTTCGATTACCGAGCAGCAGATGTACCAATTTGCGGGCAACATGCTTCAGGTAATAGGTGCCGATGACCAACGTTTTATGGTGATGAGTTCCGCAGCTTATAAAAGCTTGGAGAATTCACAAATAGAAGCCATTAAAAAACATTGCGCCATTATTCACAGTCCATTGGATACTATTGAAACCTGTGGTGGTGGCAGTGCACGTTGTATGATGGCAGAAGTGTTTTTGCCGAAAGCGTGA
- a CDS encoding dimethylarginine dimethylaminohydrolase family protein → MMRLHIQNETDSLKAVVLGTAKSSGPIPDPDEAYDPKSLEHILAGTYPKEDDMIKEMEAFAAVFEKYDITVFRPEVLKDCNQIFSRDIAFVIEDKLFHANILPDREREFVAIHEVLEKIDPSKVIRPPEEVHIEGGDVMPWNEYIFIGTYTGEDYADFITARTNKEAVEYIREQFPHKKIKSFELRKSNTNAKENALHLDCCFQPIGKGKAILHKNGFLIEEEYQWLVDYFGKENIFEITKDEMYRMFSNVFSISPDIVVSEQNFTRLNYWLREQGFIVEEIPYAEIAKQEGLLRCSTLPLIRE, encoded by the coding sequence ATGATGCGATTGCATATTCAGAATGAAACAGATTCTTTAAAGGCAGTGGTTTTAGGTACGGCAAAAAGTAGTGGACCCATACCTGATCCGGACGAAGCGTATGATCCAAAATCTTTGGAACATATCTTGGCAGGGACTTATCCCAAAGAAGATGATATGATAAAGGAAATGGAGGCTTTTGCAGCGGTTTTTGAAAAATATGATATAACGGTTTTTAGACCTGAGGTATTAAAGGACTGCAACCAGATATTTTCTCGGGATATCGCTTTTGTGATTGAAGACAAACTGTTTCATGCTAACATTTTACCGGATAGGGAACGCGAATTTGTGGCAATCCATGAGGTTCTGGAAAAGATAGACCCAAGCAAAGTTATCAGACCACCCGAAGAAGTTCATATAGAAGGTGGTGATGTAATGCCATGGAACGAATATATTTTTATTGGAACATATACCGGAGAGGATTATGCAGACTTTATTACAGCAAGAACCAATAAGGAGGCTGTGGAATATATACGCGAACAATTTCCACATAAAAAAATAAAGTCTTTTGAGTTGAGAAAGTCCAACACCAATGCCAAAGAGAACGCCCTACATTTGGATTGTTGTTTTCAGCCCATTGGCAAAGGCAAAGCCATACTTCATAAAAACGGATTTTTGATTGAAGAAGAATATCAATGGTTGGTAGATTATTTTGGAAAGGAAAACATCTTTGAGATTACCAAGGATGAAATGTACAGGATGTTCAGCAACGTCTTTTCCATTTCACCTGATATTGTGGTTTCGGAGCAAAATTTTACACGACTGAACTATTGGCTCAGGGAGCAGGGTTTTATCGTAGAAGAAATTCCATATGCGGAAATTGCAAAGCAAGAAGGACTTTTACGTTGTAGCACGCTGCCTTTAATAAGGGAATGA
- a CDS encoding citrate synthase, translating to MSDKATLEYEGKKYEFPVIKGTEDELAIDIKTLRAISGMVTIDPGYKNTGSCESSITFLDGEKGILRYRGYAIEDLAEKADFLEVAYLLIFGELPNKEQLTTFHNDIKEESQVDEEMKKILDGFPKSAHPMGVLSSLTSALVAFNPTSVDVSSDTAMYNSIVRILAKFPVLVAWTQRKKKGLPLDYGDDTLGYVENIHKMMFKKPNQEYKKDPIAINALDKLLILHADHEQNCSTSTVRIVGSSHAGLFASLSAGISALWGPLHGGANQAVLEMLQAIQEDGGDTKKYMAKAKDKDDPFRLMGFGHRVYKNFDPRAKIIKKSADEVLGNLGIQDPILDIAKGLEKEALEDDYFVKRKLYPNVDFYSGIIYRALGIPTEMFTVMFALGRLPGWIAQWREMRLRGEPIGRPRQVYIGENLRSFVKLDNR from the coding sequence ATGTCTGATAAAGCTACACTTGAGTACGAGGGTAAAAAATATGAATTCCCAGTTATAAAAGGCACTGAGGACGAACTAGCCATAGACATAAAAACACTTAGAGCTATAAGTGGTATGGTGACCATTGATCCAGGTTATAAAAACACGGGTTCTTGTGAAAGTTCTATAACTTTTTTGGACGGGGAAAAAGGTATACTTCGCTATAGGGGCTATGCCATAGAGGATTTGGCTGAAAAGGCAGATTTTCTAGAAGTAGCTTATCTATTGATATTTGGTGAATTGCCCAATAAAGAACAGCTCACTACTTTTCACAACGATATCAAAGAAGAATCCCAAGTTGATGAAGAAATGAAAAAGATTTTGGATGGTTTTCCAAAATCAGCACATCCTATGGGCGTTCTGTCATCATTAACAAGCGCTTTGGTAGCTTTTAACCCAACCTCGGTAGATGTATCATCAGATACTGCAATGTATAATTCAATCGTCCGTATTCTCGCTAAATTTCCTGTACTTGTAGCATGGACACAGCGAAAAAAGAAAGGATTGCCCTTGGATTATGGTGATGATACTTTAGGCTATGTGGAAAACATCCATAAGATGATGTTCAAGAAGCCAAACCAAGAATATAAAAAGGATCCTATTGCCATCAACGCACTGGATAAACTTTTGATTCTTCATGCCGATCACGAACAGAATTGTTCTACCTCAACGGTCCGTATTGTAGGTTCATCACATGCTGGACTTTTTGCTTCGCTTTCTGCAGGGATTTCTGCACTTTGGGGGCCTCTACATGGTGGCGCCAACCAAGCAGTATTGGAAATGCTCCAGGCCATTCAAGAAGATGGAGGTGATACTAAAAAATACATGGCCAAGGCCAAAGATAAAGACGACCCGTTTAGATTAATGGGTTTTGGGCATAGAGTATACAAGAATTTTGACCCAAGAGCAAAAATCATCAAAAAATCCGCTGATGAAGTTTTGGGAAATTTGGGTATCCAAGACCCCATACTGGATATTGCCAAGGGCTTGGAGAAAGAAGCCTTGGAAGATGATTACTTTGTAAAGAGAAAATTATATCCAAACGTAGATTTTTACTCAGGAATCATCTATCGTGCTTTGGGGATACCTACTGAAATGTTTACGGTAATGTTCGCTTTGGGCAGGCTGCCAGGTTGGATTGCACAATGGAGAGAAATGAGATTGCGCGGAGAGCCAATAGGCAGACCAAGACAGGTATATATAGGAGAAAATCTAAGGTCTTTTGTAAAACTGGACAATAGATAA
- a CDS encoding glycogen synthase, with protein sequence MNNFLFVAAENDALANCKAGGMGDVVRDVPRQISERGDKVHVVVPSYSRLHHNGLFKTSLNFSLRGLSYTAELYEVKPKKEFSNIVHYVLHHPEIEAGDIAHIYHNDPEEPFYTDAIKYFIFCTGVAEAIKKGAFGNLDIIHLHDWHSSLLLFLREYHNSYKNLKSIRTVYSIHNLAIQGIRPFADNYSSLKNWFPEVPIDYKSLMDYRYQDCINLMAVGIRFADAVHTVSPSYKEDVLLPSSPPEFIGGEGLEKDLGKADNEWRLFGILNGCNYKNINQEEKGFIYRNTVKALFRWLQEESKKYKADFLAHTGEKIMDFVDNRPKFIASSVARLTEQKFYFFKRSPEAFVEILEKLKRVDGIFMLLGTGAPEYEELFRQLSYEHKNFVFTNGQSESLIDSIYLESDLYFMPSLFEPCGISQMLAMRNGNPCLVHHTGGLKDTVSHMKTGFSFDGNTYDEKIKSMLKGFDIALDVFSKDKPTWKKIQSAAKRKRFTWKKSVDNYYRDLYGFGNI encoded by the coding sequence ATGAACAATTTTCTCTTTGTCGCGGCAGAAAATGATGCCTTGGCCAATTGCAAAGCGGGTGGAATGGGTGATGTTGTTAGGGATGTTCCAAGACAAATTTCCGAACGTGGCGATAAGGTCCACGTTGTAGTTCCTTCCTATAGTAGACTTCATCATAATGGCCTGTTTAAAACAAGTCTAAATTTTAGTTTAAGAGGGTTGTCATATACTGCAGAGCTCTATGAGGTCAAACCCAAGAAGGAATTTTCCAATATTGTTCACTATGTACTGCATCACCCAGAAATAGAAGCTGGGGACATAGCGCATATATACCACAATGACCCTGAAGAGCCTTTTTATACAGATGCCATAAAATATTTTATCTTTTGCACCGGTGTCGCAGAAGCAATAAAAAAGGGTGCTTTTGGAAATTTGGACATCATACATCTACACGATTGGCATTCGAGCTTATTGTTGTTTCTAAGAGAGTATCACAATAGCTATAAAAATTTAAAAAGTATACGGACTGTATATAGTATCCATAATTTGGCCATTCAAGGTATTCGCCCTTTTGCCGATAATTATTCCTCCTTAAAAAATTGGTTTCCAGAAGTGCCGATAGATTACAAATCCTTGATGGATTATCGATACCAAGATTGTATCAATCTAATGGCCGTGGGCATACGTTTTGCGGACGCTGTACATACTGTTTCCCCTTCCTACAAAGAAGATGTGCTGTTGCCCAGTTCTCCGCCAGAATTTATTGGGGGGGAAGGTCTCGAAAAAGATTTGGGAAAAGCTGATAATGAGTGGCGGCTGTTCGGTATCTTAAATGGGTGTAATTATAAAAATATCAATCAAGAGGAAAAAGGCTTCATTTATAGAAATACCGTCAAAGCACTGTTTAGATGGCTCCAAGAAGAATCTAAAAAATATAAAGCGGATTTTTTGGCGCATACTGGAGAAAAGATCATGGATTTTGTTGATAATAGGCCAAAATTCATAGCTTCTAGCGTAGCACGATTGACCGAACAGAAATTTTATTTTTTCAAGCGTTCACCAGAAGCATTTGTTGAAATCTTGGAAAAACTAAAAAGAGTGGATGGAATTTTTATGTTATTGGGCACAGGTGCACCGGAATACGAGGAGCTGTTCAGGCAATTGAGCTATGAGCACAAAAACTTTGTATTTACCAACGGACAATCCGAGAGTCTGATAGACTCTATTTACTTGGAATCCGATCTGTATTTTATGCCCAGTCTCTTTGAGCCTTGCGGTATAAGCCAAATGCTGGCCATGCGGAATGGCAATCCCTGTTTGGTTCACCATACGGGTGGTCTTAAGGATACCGTTTCGCACATGAAAACTGGATTCAGTTTTGATGGAAATACCTATGATGAGAAAATCAAGAGCATGCTAAAAGGTTTTGATATTGCCTTGGATGTCTTTAGCAAAGACAAGCCTACATGGAAAAAAATCCAGTCCGCGGCCAAAAGGAAAAGATTTACTTGGAAGAAATCGGTTGACAATTATTACAGAGACCTTTATGGTTTTGGCAATATTTGA
- the eno gene encoding phosphopyruvate hydratase: MSIIINIHARQILDSRGNPTVEVDVITENGILGRAAVPSGASTGEHEAVELRDGGDSFMGKGVTKAVNNVNTTIAEELVGTSVFEQNHIDETMIALDGTPNKSKLGANAILGVSLAAAKAAANELGMPLYRYVGGVSANTLPVPMMNIINGGSHSDAPIAFQEFMVMPVKANDFSHSMQMGTEIFHNLKKVLHDRGLSTAVGDEGGFAPTLEGGTEDALDTIAKAVEKAGYTLGDDVMIALDCASAEFYVDGAYDYTKFEGGKGVVRTSEEQAQYLADLCEKYPIISIEDGMDENDWDGWKMLTDKVGDKVQLVGDDLFVTNVERLSKGIENGIANSILIKVNQIGTLSETIAAVNMAKNAGYTSVMSHRSGETEDNTIADLAVALNTGQIKTGSASRSDRMAKYNQLLRIEEELGSTAYYPQEKAFKVK; encoded by the coding sequence ATGAGCATTATTATCAACATCCATGCAAGACAAATTTTAGATTCAAGAGGTAACCCTACCGTAGAGGTCGATGTAATTACCGAAAACGGAATTTTGGGAAGGGCAGCAGTGCCATCGGGCGCTTCTACCGGTGAGCATGAAGCCGTTGAACTTAGAGATGGTGGAGATTCATTTATGGGAAAAGGAGTGACGAAAGCGGTAAACAATGTAAATACAACTATTGCTGAAGAATTAGTGGGTACTTCTGTTTTTGAGCAGAACCATATAGATGAAACCATGATTGCTTTGGATGGAACACCCAATAAATCAAAATTGGGCGCAAATGCGATATTAGGCGTTTCACTTGCAGCCGCAAAAGCTGCCGCTAATGAATTGGGGATGCCATTGTACAGATACGTAGGCGGGGTAAGTGCGAACACATTACCCGTTCCTATGATGAATATTATAAATGGCGGCTCCCATTCTGATGCCCCCATAGCATTCCAAGAGTTTATGGTGATGCCGGTCAAAGCAAATGACTTTAGCCATTCCATGCAAATGGGTACGGAAATTTTCCACAACCTGAAAAAAGTATTGCATGATAGAGGGCTTAGCACTGCAGTTGGTGATGAAGGTGGATTTGCCCCAACCCTTGAGGGAGGAACGGAAGATGCACTCGATACCATTGCCAAGGCTGTTGAAAAGGCCGGGTATACATTGGGAGATGATGTAATGATTGCATTGGACTGCGCCTCTGCAGAATTTTATGTTGATGGAGCCTATGATTATACCAAATTTGAAGGCGGCAAAGGTGTTGTTAGAACATCAGAAGAACAAGCACAATATCTTGCGGATCTTTGTGAAAAATATCCCATTATATCCATAGAAGATGGGATGGACGAGAACGACTGGGACGGTTGGAAAATGTTGACCGATAAAGTTGGGGACAAGGTTCAGTTGGTAGGTGACGATTTATTTGTGACCAATGTGGAAAGGCTTTCCAAGGGTATTGAAAATGGTATTGCAAACTCTATTCTGATCAAGGTCAATCAAATTGGAACACTTTCCGAAACCATAGCTGCGGTCAATATGGCTAAAAATGCGGGATATACCTCAGTAATGTCCCACCGTTCCGGTGAAACAGAAGATAATACTATTGCGGACTTGGCGGTCGCCTTGAATACAGGACAGATTAAAACAGGTTCTGCATCCAGAAGTGATAGAATGGCAAAATACAATCAATTGCTAAGAATTGAGGAAGAATTGGGAAGTACGGCATATTATCCACAAGAAAAAGCCTTCAAGGTGAAGTAA
- the carA gene encoding glutamine-hydrolyzing carbamoyl-phosphate synthase small subunit, protein MKYHSKKKAIVLLADGTIFYGKAIGDKEGTAVGEVCFNTGMTGYQEIFTDPSYFGQLMVTTNAHIGNYGTNPDEVESDSIKIAGLICKNFSYEYSRPSANMSLLEFLEKNNLFAISDVDTRALVSYIRDNGAMNALISTRVNDIETLKKELAEVPSMEGLELSSKVSTTEPYYFGEENSAYKISALDIGIKKNILRNLAKRGAYIKVFPYNTSFEEMSKWNPDGYFISNGPGDPEPLTEAISTTKEMIESNKPLFGICLGHQVLALANGVSTYKMHNGHRGINHPILNLVTGKGEITSQNHGFAVNREQTEANSALEITHVHLNDDTVAGIKMKGKEVFSVQYHPEASPGPHDADYLFDQFFEAIKTSRN, encoded by the coding sequence ATGAAGTATCACTCAAAGAAAAAAGCAATAGTACTACTTGCAGATGGTACTATTTTTTATGGTAAGGCCATTGGGGACAAGGAAGGTACAGCCGTAGGAGAAGTTTGTTTTAATACGGGTATGACAGGTTACCAAGAAATATTTACAGACCCATCTTATTTTGGACAATTAATGGTCACCACTAACGCACATATTGGTAATTATGGAACCAATCCAGATGAAGTGGAATCTGATTCAATTAAAATAGCTGGGCTCATTTGTAAAAATTTTAGTTATGAATATTCTAGGCCAAGTGCAAATATGAGCTTGCTGGAATTCTTGGAAAAAAACAATCTTTTTGCAATTTCAGATGTAGATACAAGGGCCTTGGTGAGTTATATACGGGATAACGGCGCCATGAACGCTTTAATCTCCACTCGGGTCAACGATATTGAAACATTGAAAAAAGAATTGGCAGAAGTGCCTAGCATGGAAGGTCTTGAACTTTCTTCGAAAGTGTCCACAACGGAACCTTATTACTTCGGTGAGGAAAATTCAGCATACAAAATTTCTGCTTTGGATATAGGGATAAAGAAAAATATACTGAGAAATCTTGCTAAAAGAGGTGCCTATATAAAAGTGTTTCCTTACAATACCTCATTTGAAGAAATGTCTAAATGGAATCCTGATGGCTATTTTATTTCTAACGGTCCAGGGGATCCAGAGCCTTTGACCGAAGCCATTTCAACCACGAAGGAGATGATCGAATCCAATAAACCACTTTTCGGCATATGTCTAGGTCACCAAGTACTTGCATTGGCAAATGGCGTATCCACCTATAAAATGCATAATGGGCATAGGGGCATTAATCATCCTATTCTAAATTTGGTAACGGGGAAAGGTGAAATTACTTCACAGAATCATGGTTTTGCAGTCAATAGGGAACAAACAGAAGCAAATTCAGCTTTAGAGATTACACATGTGCATTTGAATGACGATACGGTTGCTGGTATAAAAATGAAAGGTAAAGAGGTCTTTTCAGTTCAATATCATCCAGAAGCAAGTCCTGGACCACATGATGCAGATTATTTGTTCGATCAGTTTTTTGAAGCAATTAAGACAAGTCGCAACTAA
- the rplQ gene encoding 50S ribosomal protein L17, whose product MRHGKKFNHLGRTAAHRKAMLANMACSLIEHKRINTTVAKAKALKQFIEPLITKSKTENNQTTEKGTHNRRVVFSNLRDKYAVTELFGTVAEKVGDRPGGYTRIIKLGNRLGDNADMALIELVDFNELYNAGKSTKKTTRRSRRGGSKKAETVVPVAETKTTDDSEE is encoded by the coding sequence ATGAGACACGGAAAAAAATTCAACCATTTAGGTAGAACGGCCGCCCACAGAAAAGCAATGTTGGCAAATATGGCCTGTTCCCTAATAGAACATAAAAGGATCAACACAACCGTTGCGAAGGCAAAAGCATTAAAGCAATTTATAGAGCCGTTGATTACGAAGTCCAAAACCGAGAACAACCAAACTACCGAAAAAGGTACACATAACAGAAGGGTTGTTTTTAGCAACTTAAGGGATAAATATGCGGTTACCGAACTTTTTGGAACCGTTGCAGAAAAGGTTGGGGATAGACCAGGAGGATATACAAGAATCATTAAGTTGGGAAACCGTCTTGGTGATAATGCCGATATGGCTTTGATAGAACTGGTTGATTTCAACGAGCTTTACAATGCTGGAAAATCTACCAAGAAAACTACAAGAAGAAGTAGAAGAGGTGGTAGTAAAAAAGCAGAAACTGTAGTTCCTGTAGCTGAAACCAAAACTACAGATGATTCAGAAGAATAA